A window from Dysidea avara chromosome 2, odDysAvar1.4, whole genome shotgun sequence encodes these proteins:
- the LOC136244221 gene encoding uncharacterized protein → MSSEGEPMQTPIPIQPLPVSQLKYTIESPILQPEMILTPTIEGLKEFESKLAQILPIDDYVFKCMLVMHGVFTEDELEAIQSQVTPSDNAAELHLCLDHMISSKNFCVRIERLYSAMEDFEGADYEMKELVTEMRKKMGPESWSSPTLPSTVDSCRGHDYVGEKARENVKKAVCLIKILKKNSEEINLATAFLALVKLREEPSVVLLTNYHALGSDEIAKNTSIKFGAIEIPIDQLFVKKSHLSSNTKELDFTKIEIDWNKLKAINQDVEYIDLTKPVPVQNYDQVTVINHYSDSGDLQYSTSSCKVVGCLLLYEGAKYSKIFGGLVLKAVDGNFVAVGLHRGKFNKEYRCGTRIRDIILQCKSGKKYKAAKKPKTKTDVAALGPVRKDVGCSSVKESVRQLVKRAVCLIKLLDHKEGKVIAYGTGFFGSMQLSDKSSVVLVTNYHVIGNEEVAENSLLEFEGANVHIQLKELLVKATFICSDMNTLDFAMIEIDWKKLKEKHPAAEYIDLSKPAPIKDYDNITIIQHPAGGELSFSSSTCITYKYLLLYTSETACGSSGGPILKATKNGLEIVGLHRGGCEDHYNYGSKFSEILLSISEKKEYDKQSPKGQAVKDHYRKYTPQK, encoded by the exons ATGTCAAGTGAAGGGGAGCCAATGCAAACACCAATTCCTATTCAGCCTTTACCAGTTTCCCAACTAAAATATACAATTGAATCTCCAATACTACAACCTGAAATGATACTCACACCAACAATAGAAGGATTAAAAGAATTTGAAAGCAAACTTGCACAAATACTACCAATAGATGACTATGTTTTCAAATGTATGTTGGTTATGCATGGTGTTTTTACTGAGGATGAGCTAGAGGCTATACAATCACAAGTGACACCATCAGATAATGCAGCAGAGCTACATCTTTGTCTTGACCATATGATCAGtagtaaaaatttttgtgtacgtATAGAGAGGCTTTATTCAGCAATGGAAGATTTTGAAGGAGCAGATTATGAAATGAAAGAACTTGTTACAGAAATGAGAAAAAAGATGGGTCCTGAATCAT GGTCAAGTCCTACTCTCCCCAGTACTGTAGATTCATGTCGAGGGCATGACTATGTTGGTGAAAAAGCAAGAGAGAATGTTAAAAAAGCAGTTTGCTTGATCAAAATACT TAAGAAGAATAGTGAAGAAATTAATCTGGCAACTGCTTTTCTTGCTCTTGTGAAGTTACGTGAGGAGCCCTCAGTTGTGCTACTGACCAACTATCATGCACTTGGCAGTGATGAGATTGCTAAGAACACTTCAATAAAATTTGGTGCTATTGAAATACCGATAGATCAACTCTTTGTGAAAAAGTCCCACTTGTCTAGCAATACAAAAGAG CTGGATTTCACCAAGATAGAAATAGATTGGAACAAGCTAAAAGCAATAAACCAGGATGTAGAGTACATTGATCTCACTAAACCAGTGCCAGTCCAGAACTATGATCAAGTGACAGTCATTAATCACTACTCAGATAGTGGGGATCTACAATACTCAACTTCAAGTTGTAAGGTAGTAG GTTGCCTCTTGCTTTATGAAGGAGCAAAATATTCAAAAATATTTGGTGGTCTTGTGCTAAAAGCAGTTGATGGCAATTTCGTGGCCGTTGGTCTTCATCGTGGAAAATTCAATAAAGAATACAGATGTGGAACTAGAATCAGAGATATAATTCTGCAATGCAAATCTGGAAAAAAATATAAAGCAG CCAAAAAACCAAAAACCAAAACAGATGTTGCTGCCCTTGGTCCTGTGAGAAAGGATGTTGGCTGCAGCTCAGTTAAAGAATCAGTTAGACAACTAGTTAAAAGAGCTGTCTGCTTGATTAAATTACT GGATCACAAAGAAGGGAAGGTAATTGCTTATGGTACTGGATTTTTTGGCTCCATGCAACTTTCTGACAAGTCTTCAGTTGTTCTTGTGACCAATTATCATGTGATTGGTAATGAAGAGGTTGCTGAAAACAGTTTGCTTGAATTTGAAGGTGCAAATGTTCACATACAATTGAAGGAGCTGCTGGTGAAAGCTACTTTTATTTGTAGCGATATGAACACG CTGGATTTTGCAATGATAGAAATTGATTGGAAGAAATTGAAGGAGAAACACCCTGCTGCTGAATACATTGATCTCAGTAAACCAGCACCCATCAAAGATTATGATAATATTACAATTATCCAACATCCTGCTGGTGGAGAGCTATCATTTTCATCCTCAACTTGTATAACATACA AATATTTGCTGCTGTATACAAGTGAGACAGCATGTGGGTCATCTGGTGGTCCCATACTGAAGGCTACTAAAAATGGATTAGAGATTGTTGGTCTTCATCGAGGAGGATGTGAGGATCATTACAATTATGGGAGTAAATTCAGTGAAATACTTCTGAGCATTTCTGAGAAGAAAGAGTATGATAAACAAA GTCCCAAAGGTCAAGCTGTTAAGGACCACTACAGAAAGTATACTCCACAGAAGTAA